The Pyrus communis chromosome 8, drPyrComm1.1, whole genome shotgun sequence region CATTGGTTTATGGGTGCACTGCACTTAAGAGAGGTGCAGAAAGTTGCAATCCTTAGAGTTAGTGGTGTCAAAAATAAGGCAGTCAATGATCTTGAGAGTGAATATAGCGATTTtcttaagaaaaagaaaattctttATGTTGAGCCGTTCGGTGGTCGAACATTTGAAATACTTGTTTGATGACGGCTACTCGTGTTAGGTACTAGCTTATATAACAAACTATACATGTCAAATGAAATAGCCAAACATCTTGCTCCATGGAAAAGGGAATTGTCTCAAGATAAAACTTGCTTTAAGAGAGTAATTCAAACCTTTCTGGAAAACACAAATGAAGAACGGAGGACTAAAGAGAAAAAACATTAAATGTAGCAACAACGTGAGATTTTTGTAGGTATAAGGGCATAACTGAGAATAAGTTATTTGCTTATTTGCCCTATATTGAATTGCCCTTAATGCtataaatattttcaatgaaGATGTCTATAGATAAATGTCAAATATTAATTCAATAACACTTTAGCTCATACGTTTTTATTAGTTATAAGTGATATTTATAGGACTCATTTTCGTGCATTAATGGGACTcacataataaataattaaaagatttttttttaacaaacgatattatctacactaaagggagaGGAAgcggacttagcctcacaatggactagcaataatgtagctCAAAGTTGCATTTGACGataatcaaacttaagatctctcacttaagagtgaagagaaatatcactagaccgtagtactaagtgacatacatttgttagattagccaccgacAGAATTCGAACTTAGATTGTCATGCAAGTGTTTAATTCCTTTCCACCGCTGCGGTAAAGGCTACTTTCATAATTAAAAGATTATTTGACATCACATTtttttcatatgtcaaattGGATATATGAAAATTCAGAAGCATTTTTGCTAATCAACTTAACAATAGGGCATGCGTCATACACCTAATAATTAGACATTTGTCAAataattaagtgtatgataaGGAGATGGTGAATAAAAATGCTTCGAAAATGCTCCTATGAAAATTTATATGCCGATCTATATCGAATTAATATGTCCGTGATGTTGTAGACCTATTTGATTGAATGAcctagggtttagagagagaggggttcaacaatattgagagagaagagagattgatttaattgtgaggtgtctTTGACTCaacccattgtgcctttatttatagtagtacgataggtaaaaacctttccctttaggattacaacattgaataggtaatctactcctaataggaatataagatacattcccagattccctaggatttatgcaatcacattcctattctaaatatgactgcaacactcccccttgagtgtgtaaatactcaacaaaccatcgcatcagatcttcagcagataaggtagaatagttgatgaagtcatcgacACAACAAGTGatcgcgagtctcaaatttaagtgaagtatgcatttgtaataaaactcacaaaaccttgctatggtaaaacccaaggtatagggaaaacccatagactaaggagaaaagtgagaagtatgcataatgtctaaaaacGAACGTCAAACTGGATGAAGGAAGTaaactcaacggagtatgatcatcccaggatgggtgtctcattaaaacctcgttaggtagcaaaaatccagtgggaaaaatactcctaattgtaggaaaaagagtacattaaaaTCAAGTGAGTACGCTTctagatactccccctgagttaaacataacttctaaataagagaactacaagcaattcaactcagataatttacgcataccgatttcttggacgagcttctgaaatgtagacttgggcaacgacttggtgaagagattgGCCAGGTTGTCCTaggaacggatttgcttgactttaaTATTCTGatgttgctgctgctggtgtGAGTAAAAAAACTTCGGTGCTATAtgtttggtgttgtctcccttgatgtatctcTTCTTCAACTGCTCGATACatgttgcattgtcttcaaagatcgtcatAGGAAGGTCAACAACtgatgtaagaccactagtgctttgaatatgttccataacttCTCTCAGCTAAAAGCTCTCACATgatgcttcatgcagggcgagaatcttagcatggttagacgaagtcacAATTAGTGTTTGCTTGGTAGACTTCCAAGATATAGCGGTGTCTTcaacagtaaagacataacccgtttgagaatgTGCTATATGTGGGTCAAATAGATATCTAACATCTGCGTAACTAACAAGGTGAGAATCAATCCGAAGGCCATAGGGAGCGACAACACTTGGAGATTTATGAGTATAGAACAAGCCTAAATCTGTAGTACCTTTGAGGTAccggaaaatgtctttaacatcaTTCCAGTGCCTGCGTGTGGGCGCATTGCTATATCTTGATAAAAAGATTCACTgtgaaggagatgtcgggtctagtgcacggagccaagtacaataaagccctaattgcacttaggtaaggaacttcgggttccaaaatctcttcctcatcctcctttggaCGAAATGGATCTCATTTAGCATGTAGAGTCCGAACAACCATGggtgtactcgaaggcttctCTTTAAAACGACGCAataccttttgggtgtagttcgattgatgtactaggattccatccgaacaatgctcgatcttcAGGCTAAGACAATATttagttttcccaagatccttcatcttaaATTCAGATTTCAAGTATGCAgtaatttcctcaagctctacGGGAATCCCAATGAGATTCATGTGATTGACATAAACTGTAACGATTGCAaatccggaatgtgacttctttatgaacacacatgggcatagtttgttgttcacataATCCTAACTTGTCAAATATTTACTCAGAtagttataccacatccgcccAGATTGTTTTAATCCGTAGAGTGACCTCCTCAACCTAATTAAGAGAGTGTTCCGTGATCTAGAACTATTTGAGCCAGTCAATAgaagtccttctggaactttcatgtagattttcGTATTTAGATCCCTatagagatacgcggttaccaTGTCCATAAGCtacatattcaatttttctgaaactaccaaactgattaggTAGCAGAACGTTATAACGTCTATTACGGGGGAATacgtctcctcgtaatcaatcctTAGGCACTGAGAGAAGACTTGCGCTACGTTGTATCGCACTATTTTAGTCTTCTTATTACgcttcctcacgaaaacccacttgtagccaacaggcTTCACGCGCAGTGGTGTTGGAACAataggtccaaacactttaTGTTTCAcgagcgaatcgagttcgacctagattgcttgtttccaatttgaccaatcggttctacgtCGGCATTTATTGACGGAacatggttcaatgtcatcgccaagcatgatgtcagtagctactgagtaTGAGAATGTatcgtcgacgatcatctcattcctattccaaacctcatccaatactgtgttatggaccgaaatctcacgattctcggaAGGTCAGCATGTTTCATCTGAAGCATtaccgtaatctagaataaccttatGCGTTGGAACGGATGAGAGAGCGATGGTCAAATTCAAACTAGGGTTACTAGTTAGTGCCATTTTCCTCTTCcgaggttgtgaatcctttgaaccaaggggtctaccacgcttcagggtCGGAGCAAATGATTGGCTAACTGCCAATGTACCTTATCGCATGGAAGGTGCGGCCTCCCCATCTTCGGGGACAGTCCTGCCTTCCCAGGCGAGTTGTTGACATACGCGgggtacatctatccttgcaggtgTGTTTGGAGCGGGTATATATGATCTTGTCACCTTagctagatcattaaaagcatccGACATGCTTTGAGAAATGCTttgaagatctataattcgACCCACCTCAATTTCAGACTGGGCAgtgtggggatctaaatgaaacatagtgggagcataccacgaCAATTCGCGGCATTCTACGGGAAcgttagcatgcttatctccccctaacaacGGAAAGATTGTcttatcaaagtgacaatccgcaagaCGTGTGGTAAAAAGATTTCTTGTCAAGGGTTTAAAGTAGTGaacaattgatggcgaatcataaccgacatagattcccatttttctctgacGACCTATTTTGGTACATAGCAGCGGTgctattggcacataaatggcGCACCCAAACATCCGTAAATGCAAGACGTCAAGCTCGTATCCAGTGGTCAACTGTAACGGTGAATGTGGTTGAGTAGCAGTTGGCCttaggcggaccaacatagctgcgtgcaatattgcatagccccagaCAGATACCGGCAGTTTGGTTCGCATAACCAAAGTCTAAGCTATCATTTGAaggcgctttatgaaagcttctgccaggctgttttgggtgtgaacatggggaacaggatgttccacatcaatcctTATTGACATgtaataatcgtcaaaagtctgtgacgtaaactctccagTGCTATCCAGTCGAATTGACTTAATtggataattagggtggtgaacccttagcttaatgatttgagctagGAGTTTAGCGAACATGGCGTTacatgtggacaacaagcaaacatgtgaccatcttgtcgatgcatcaaccaacaccataaaatatttaaatggtgcacatgttggttggattggtccacaaatgtccctttgaatcctctgaagaaatttaaggaggtcgtgaataatctttgtatggaagggttgagtattcaacttccctaaagaacACGGTTTGCATGGCGGAACTCCAACATAGGGATGTAACTTATGCCCGTGAGAAGATTTGAGGAACATCGCATCATGTCAcgtccaggatgtcccaaatagtcatgccaaagcaacaaagtgtcctGGAACTCAAgcatagggccggccacactgTGGGCTTTTATGTTGAGAATGGTTTGTAATGTATAACCCACTCGGCAGTTGTTCCAACTTCTCATGAATATGCTATTGGCCATATTCGtatgaagtgatacaaagaaattcagaaccatgaTCTTTAGTGGTTTCAAGATGATATTTATTATCtcaaatatctctaaaacttaGCAATGTTCTTCCgaaacgtggagaatagagtgtcTCCTTAATGGTCAAGATTTaaccattagacaacatgaCACGTGCCTTtccgtatccttcaatcaggttggatgggcctgagaaAGTTGTTAAATGAGCTTTCTtgggtattaagttagtaaaataatgtCGTTCATGCAAGATGGTGTGCGTGGTTGTACTATctaccagacaactaacttccccactagacatacctagaaataaattgattgaattggtcacatgcatagaTATAactccattcattcaattaagcaattcgagaaaataatatccattcaaataacaatccataattcaaaacaaaccaaaaccaaacaaattattccaaatacatagaaaaattgttcaaaattaaaccataaacctagcaAAATAAGGGAGTAGGGCTGGCCACTCCCAGTGGTTTTGGCCACTACAGGTAAACACCCTAaaaaaacatgtctaatttattcatccataggTGTTGACGCCTCCTGAAAATCCAATATCTCCATTGATGTAGTTGCATCTTCCGGATGATCCACATATGCAAGGTTAAACCCACGATGGGAACGATACATAGCAATAGCCTCAGGGGAAGCTCCGCATACATGTGACCAATGATCCCTTGATCCACCAGTTCAGGAGAAGTAGCATGAACGAgagctttgcccttgttcttgaagtttgggacCTTAGGGGTGAATGGTGGACGCTGCTAGGTCGCAATTCTTCCCTTAGGTGTGGCACTCTGTTGACCTTAGGCCTGTGGTTGGGCTTGCCACCCATTGCCACAGCCACGATGGTTCTTTCGTCGTTTATGACTGCTAGAATAGGTTGCATGTGCTTCAGGCGCGGCATTTGAGCCAGCGGGTCGAGCTTAATGATTCTTCATCAGAAACTGGTTTTGCTTTTCagcaagaagtaaaacagagatcaaatctgaaaacttggtgaatttctgtgCCATATATTATTGCtgtaggacaatattggtggcatggaaggttgaataggtcttctccaggagatATAATTCGATTAGTTCCACTTTGCAGAATTTCAACAGAGAacggattcgacaaacttcaaagttgtattcattcatggACTTAAAGTCCTAGAAGCGAAGATactgccagtcatgtcttgcttcaggcaagtataTGTCTTTTTAGTGATCGAAACAATCGACTAGACAATCTAGAGGGTGCGTGGGTCCTCCTTAGTGAGATACTCAGTTTGCAATGCATCATGGatatgtcttcgaatgaagatcattgcagtagcCTTCTTAGCTTCGTCAACAGGTTTGTCAGCAATAAGTGCCTCGATGGTGGCTCGAATGCCCTTTGCAGTTaaatggagcttcacatcttgcaCCCACTTCagatagtttcttccagagacttCTAGAGCGaagaaatcgagcttgttcaagttcgacatgtccctaaaacggaGGGAGAAAAcgtgattagtcatatggtaagccatagacatatatcgtagaacatacaggttctatagacatgtagtggtttaatttatgcatgaaaactacaggtttcatgtggtatgttttgaatgaaaacttcaggtttcaaaggcactaaatttgaaactacaggttcaatttagtttttatgaacaattagttcataatgagaggttcttgcaagaaacacataatgcaatatactaatttggatatagtggatttgaggttTTTCGGGaattcaagtgtgagagcttcattACTATGAAAGTATgtgacggttcaaagtataaaaataaattattgaatcgttaatgtccaaaagtgatattcaggtcgataattttggattcattatcatattaatggactgcaggtcacttttaattaattcaataaatcgggcCATACGGGATCGATTGTAGAAGCACAATAATATTATTGGTCGAAAAATATAACCCCAAAATAATTTGGGCTTAGTGCCATGGGTAATATGGCACGAGTTTAGGTGCCTTAAGCATAAGGCAAGGCCCAAAGGACCTCGAGTGATGGCTGCAGGCCACGGGTAAGGAAGGAAACCCCAGCCGTAGCTGGGTTCCGAAGTTGGACTGAGGGAGGGGGGCACTGGAGAAAGCTCAAAAGCTTGCAGGTTTGGCGTGGAAAGCCCAGCCGCGAGGGTTGGCTGCATGGGACGCGGGCTGTGGGAAAATTCTAGCTAATTGAGCTGGATTGAATGCAGGTCGGGGCAGGCAATGAGCCCAGCAACCATAAAGGCTGCGGCATGCAGGAGTGGACCCAGCCAATCTAGGTTGGCAGTGTTTTAGGCATGGGGCTTCAGGCCCTACCGAGTTGAAATCTAGGTCGTGGCCTGGTGCTGTGTCCATAGTGATGGTGCAGTGGTATGTCGCACCATTTCCCATTCCTATATAGTTTTCAAAATCCCTAAGGGTTTAGGaaaccctaaatatgcttctaatttattttatatattttgactcacaaattccacataacaatttaattgtacAATGcaagaaacatatatatatatatatatatatatatatatatatatataacatatacaatatatatattgaaaggaaaatataaacatggaggggttcatgcatcatgaggaatgttttcatgcttcgtggacgtttcaaatatctttctttattttaaacGTACCTGATTAGCAGAAAATGAATAAGCCTTCAAAATCCCTAAGGGTTTAGGaaaccctaaatatgcttctaatttattttatatattttgactcacaaattccacataacaatttaattttaatatgcaagaaacaaatatatatatatatatatgaacatatacaatatatatattgaaaggaaaatataaacatagaggggttcatgcatcatggagaatgttttcatgcttcgtggacgtttcaaatatcttcctttattttaagcgtacctaattagcAGAAAACGAATAAGCATTTGAATGTGGTGGATGATAGCCTCCTCCTACGATGCGTCAATTCCTCAGCTTCtggcaagagcgtgctgataacgtgttgtaggcctatttgattgaatgatataggatttagagagagagagagagagagggttcggcaatattgagagagaagagagattgatttaattgtgaggtgtctTTGATTCACACTATTGTGCCttatttataatagtaggataggtaaaaacaTTTCCTTTAGAATTACAACATTGAATAGGTAATTTCCTCCTAATATGAATATAAGTTACATTCTCAGACTTcctagaatttacacaatcctattctaaatatgatcgTAACATATGAAACTTATTTTTAcctttaaatttgatgacaacTAAACCtagctctctcttctttctttttgtaaaaTCGGAAAAGTCGGGAAAATAGTCTCCTGCGGCTTTAGATTtagggattttgattttgattttgaaagtCGGGGAAGAAAgtctttgatttttgattttgatggaaAAAGGAAGAGCCATCGCTTCGATTACGAATTCGTTGAACAAGTTGGATTTGATTTCCAAATCCAATCCCAGCCCCCAAATCCCTCCAATCCAATCCTCCAGTACGTCCCAAAGTTGAATATTTGTTTCAGATGCTTACACACGCACagatatatgtgtatgtatgtatatatatatgcacgaTTTGTGAGCTTAATTGAAATATCCATGGCAGGAACACAGCTTGAAAGGGCCAAGACTCCTCCGAGTTTACAAAGTTTGTGTATCGGAATCGTCGGCAGGCATTTGGAGGATATCATCCCCGACTTGGCCGAGATTGCATTTAACTTTCCGCCGGATATAAAGGTTTTTCTCTATCCTTATTCGCAAAATCCATATCACTTTTTTTCtgtaaatttgttttcttttggaaaAAACTGTGATGGGTTTCTTTGTTGTGGATGGGTTGTTGTTTACATGTGAAGCTAATTAACATTTGCTGGTTCTGAAATCTCAAGATTTTTGCAATTTCTGATATGGTAGGTGGCACTGGTGGCAATTGCCAGAAGAAGAAAGTTACTCGACGACGATGTTATTGTCTCTTTGGCTGATCACACATGGAAAAGTCTTGACCTTTCGGCATCAGATGTTTCGGATTTTGGGTTAGCAAAAGTGGCCGAGATATGTGGGTCACTTCAAGCTGTTGATATTAGGTACGGATGCTCAGTGTGATAATATCGTGTATCGGCTTAACTGTGGattaattaagatatttgaGTAACACCAACATACTTTGAACATGGAGAAGATGAAATGTTTTAGCAGAAATCGGATGATTGTTGGTCTTAGCTTCGATGTCCAATCCGTGAAGTGTGATACTTTGTAACTGTATTTAAGTTTATAGTAACCTTGAGGCACAAATGTATATAAATTGTTGGTCTTAGTTAATATTTGTTTCAATCACCTGAGTAGCGATTGGATAAGACTTAAGGAATCAACATATTTTTTGGTTTCAAACTCTCTAGTTTGTTTTGTCTGAAGAAACTTTGTGGTTAAACTGAGACATTTCTTCTGCAGTCGGTGTGACAAAATCACTGCTGCTGGAGTTTCTGAACTTGTGCAGCGTTGCCAATCATTGGAGACGTTGAGATGCGGGTAAACACCTTTccttaaccaaaaaaatattttaaacttcATTACAAGTTTCTATATGCGCATCAATCTTTGCCATGGTCTTGATTAGAGCTTTTGTGATTGAAATGATTCCGTAACCAGATGACATTGTTATACATTAGAAGTTTTATTGATATACCAACACCAGAGTGAATTTGGACCCGGTTGcttttttctatctttccttTGTTGTTAATGTGACTCACTTTCAATTTTCTAACTGCGAAGTAGAAAAATTTAGTTGTACCTTGACCTTGTGGAATGAATTAATAACAATTTGATCTAATAAGATATGAAATTGTTTAGTATATCGTGCTTCtaaaatcattttcctttgcttCGTAATCATCATATGAAATTGTCTCCACTAAATAAAATTAGTATAGGCCAAGTAATCTTTACTTTTTGGTTCCACCCCTTGTGCTTTTAGTGGCCCGTAATATTGTGTTTGACTACCAGTAACTTCATAACAGGCTATGAATTGCAGAGGGAGCCCTAGGAGTGACCACACTGCACGCAGGTGCTTGGATGTATTTAAACCGAAGTTGAATGATGTAGAGGGAGATTCCTGGGAAGAACTGAATACTGCAGAAATTGTGAATGGTGCAGAGTCATTGCGTTGGCTTGTATGGGTATGTACTTAACATGTCCTTTTATGATACTATTCTTCATCAATGATTAATTTCTTTGATCTTTGGTGACCACTATGTTATGATGAAGTGGTTTCATCTCTTCCCTACATAGTAGAATGCTTGACT contains the following coding sequences:
- the LOC137743406 gene encoding uncharacterized protein encodes the protein MEKGRAIASITNSLNKLDLISKSNPSPQIPPIQSSRTQLERAKTPPSLQSLCIGIVGRHLEDIIPDLAEIAFNFPPDIKVALVAIARRRKLLDDDVIVSLADHTWKSLDLSASDVSDFGLAKVAEICGSLQAVDISRCDKITAAGVSELVQRCQSLETLRCGGSPRSDHTARRCLDVFKPKLNDVEGDSWEELNTAEIVNGAESLRWLVWPKIDNDSLEGFATECPRITVNPKPSPFGLRGTQVPREAFPDIQLDDSVVKDIDPKTWAVRGFTPKAIHSSLSSSVELSVAEKFRRAFEERDTRLAPKRAKNARQHQRRAERDWVMTDTRAKAVALASRASRSLHSWN